One Rhododendron vialii isolate Sample 1 chromosome 2a, ASM3025357v1 genomic region harbors:
- the LOC131316448 gene encoding mediator of RNA polymerase II transcription subunit 10b-like, whose product MSRKAPNQKLVKPNEPSDHQRNPIPIRKSDTETMDSSLNSAAAASGGGNGAINPQTNDASATAAAAEPKSDDPKQNLNQVINSIHKTLGLIHQLSLTVSSFNVASQLPLLQRLNSLVLELDNMTKMAEKCNIQVPMQVVNLIDDGKNPDEFTKDVLNECIAKNQITKGKADAFKGLRRHLLEELEQAFPDEVESYREIRATSAAELKRLAQAQSMLPNGDVKVKPEL is encoded by the exons ATGTCGCGAAAAGCCCCAAACCAGAAGCTGGTGAAACCAAACGAACCCTCAGACCACCAGCGAAATCCGATTCCGATTCGCAAGTCCGATACCGAAACCATGGATTCCTCACTCAACTCTGCTGCAGCCGCTTCTGGCGGCGGCAACGGTGCGATCAACCCTCAAACCAACGACGCCTCAGCcacggcggcggcggcggaacCGAAATCAGACGATCCGAAGCAAAACCTGAACCAAGTGATAAACTCGATCCATAAGACGTTGGGACTCATTCACCAGCTCtccctcaccgtctcttctttCAACGTCGCCTCCCAGCTCCCCCTCCTCCAACGCCT GAATTCTCTTGTTTTAGAGCTGGACAACATGACTAAAATGGCAGAGAAGTGCAACATCCAAGTCCCCATGCAGGTCGTCAA TTTAATTGATGATGGGAAAAACCCGGATGAGTTCACGAAGGATGTGTTGAATGAATGCATTGCCAAAAATCAGATAACTAAAGGAAAAGCTGATGCCTTTAAG GGTCTACGAAGGCATCTTCTTGAGGAACTTGAACAGGCATTTCCGGATGAAGTGGAATCTTACAGGGAGATACGAGCTACTTCTGCTGCT GAATTGAAGCGGCTTGCACAAGCACAGAGCATGTTACCAAATGGAGACGTGAAAGTCAAACCCGAGCTTTGA
- the LOC131316446 gene encoding methionine gamma-lyase — protein MAETDVRNVGLSGKKRAGSDDIDRDDYMSSKKALVTMPPSWEDPAAVLANSRHEFGEHGGVNMSIEASATFTVMEPETMRRMFSGELGPDRDFFIYSRHFNPTVLNLGRQMAALEGTEAAYCMSSGMAAISSVLLQLVSSGGHVVASRSLYGGTHALLTHFFPRACNITTTFVDLGDLEMVKEAMVEGRTKVLYFESIANPTLAVANVPELCRVAHDKGVMVVVDNTFAPMVLSPARLGADVVVHSISKFISGGADIIAGAVCGPASLVNSMMDLHQGALMLLGPTMNAKVAFELSERIPHLGLRMKEHCHRALTYARRMKKTGLKVVYPGLDDHPDHCLLKSLANKDYGYGGLLCLDMETEDKANRLMNQLQNFTQFGFMAVSLGYHETLMSCSGSSTSSEMNAEEKALAGISPGLVRMSIGYSGTLEQRWGQFEKALARIQDSGVFPKN, from the exons ATGGCGGAAACCGACGTCCGTAACGTCGGCCTCTCAGGAAAGAAGCGAGCCGGATCCGATGACATCGATCGCGACGATTACATGTCATCGAAAAAGGCGCTCGTAACCATGCCGCCATCGTGGGAGGATCCTGCCGCAGTGCTGGCCAACTCCCGCCACGAATTCGGCGAGCACGGCGGCGTCAACATGTCCATCGAGGCCTCCGCCACATTCACCGTCATGGAGCCGGAAACCATGCGCCGCATGTTCTCCGGCGAGTTAGGACCCGACCGCGACTTCTTCATCTACAGCCGCCACTTCAACCCCACCGTCCTAAACCTCGGCCGTCAGATGGCGGCCTTGGAAGGGACCGAGGCCGCCTACTGCATGTCCAGCGGCATGGCCGCGATTTCCTCGGTTCTGTTGCAACTCGTTAGCAGCGGGGGACACGTGGTGGCGTCGAGGAGCCTCTACGGGGGGACGCACGCGCTGCTGACGCATTTCTTCCCCCGCGCGTGCAACATAACGACTACGTTTGTCGATCTGGGGGATCTGGAGATGGTGAAGGAGGCGATGGTGGAAGGGAGGACGAAGGTGTTGTATTTCGAGTCGATTGCGAATCCTACGCTGGCGGTGGCTAACGTGCCGGAGCTCTGCAGGGTTGCGCACGACAAGGGGGTGATGGTTGTCGTGGATAATACGTTCGCTCCGATGGTTCTTTCGCCGGCGAGGCTCGGCGCCGACGTCGTCGTTCATAGTATCTCTAAGTTTATCAGCGGTGGGGCCGACATCATTGCAG GTGCCGTCTGTGGGCCAGCAAGTCTTGTGAACTCCATGATGGACCTCCATCAAGGGGCCCTGATGCTACTTGGCCCAACAATGAATGCCAAGGTTGCCTTTGAACTATCAGAGAGGATACCTCACCTGGGCTTGAGAATGAAGGAGCATTGCCACCGGGCCTTGACTTACGCAAGGAGAATGAAGAAGACGGGCCTCAAAGTCGTCTACCCGGGTCTCGACGATCACCCGGACCACTGTCTCCTTAAGTCCTTGGCCAACAAAGACTATGGTTACGGTGGGCTTCTCTGCTTGGACATGGAAACCGAGGATAAGGCTAACCGGTTAATGAACCAATTACAAAACTTCACCCAGTTTGGGTTCATGGCAGTTAGCTTGGGCTACCACGAGACCCTCATGTCTTGCTCTGGTAGTAGCACAAGCAGTGAAATGAATGCGGAGGAGAAGGCATTGGCTGGAATTTCGCCCGGTTTAGTAAGGATGTCTATTGGGTATAGTGGGACTCTGGAGCAGAGATGGGGTCAGTTCGAGAAGGCACTCGCAAGAATACAGGACTCGGGTGTATTCCCGAAGAATTGA